One Euphorbia lathyris chromosome 1, ddEupLath1.1, whole genome shotgun sequence DNA segment encodes these proteins:
- the LOC136219986 gene encoding uncharacterized protein, whose amino-acid sequence MLIIHTPISRCTTPPPLQPPSPPHIFFIKGKISSSSVAILHKTTTTGTSRSFNLKIASFFAALAVVTVVGTAAPAPAAPRPQQQSQLEDSETLSNIPQTLSGGDCESTDTKDCKRPKIQRPKSRKAESCTIKCVTTCIRGGEGSLNIIRPLVVFKQGFRSRQYCLVECSDICNLIPDGDDGS is encoded by the exons ATGCTTATCATCCATACCCCAATTTCCAGATGTACTACTCCACCACCACTACAACCGCCGTCCCCGCCACATATTTTTTTCATCAAGGGCAAAATCTCGTCTTCCTCCGTCGCAATTCTCCACAAAACCACCACCACCGGTACTAGCAGAAGCTTCAATTTGAAAATTGCAAGTTTTTTTGCAGCTTTAGCGGTAGTAACAGTAGTAGGCACGGCGGCTCCGGCTCCGGCAGCACCGCGTCCGCAACAACAATCGCAATTAGAAGATTCAGAAACTCTATCGAACATACCTCAAACATTATCCGGCGGAGACTGTGAATCGACAGACACTAAGGATTGTAAAAGGCCTAAAATTCAACGGCCTAAGTCCAGGAAGGCGGAGTCGTGCACTATTAAGTGCGTCACCACTTGCATCCGCGGCGGCGAAGGCTCTCTTAATATTATAAG GCCGCTAGTGGTTTTCAAGCAAGGATTTCGAAGCCGTCAGTACTG TTTGGTGGAATGCTCAGATATCTGTAACTTGATTCCAGATGGAGATGATGGATCTTAA